ATTGAACTTATCTCCGCGTGTGAACAAGGCAGTGGAGTTACTAACGCCACTCGCTAATCACGTCCTTGCAGTGACGTTTGGCCATGCGAAAGAGATTTAGATGTTAGgcataatactaataaataatTAGTGTACTCATGTTATTCTTAATTTGGTATGAGAGAAATAATAATTCGAACACATTTAATATGACACGCTCAATTCGAATGTGTATGAAAGTGTGACTCTATGTGCTGGTATAAAGTTCAACTAATCTGATTTAATGACATTTGAAGCACATCATATTTTCTTATAACTCATTTCCAAGATCCGaataatgaatttttttttccgcGTTGTTCAGTAAGCAAATATTTATCGCCATAAATCATCTGGTGACTACATCATCAcgatattaaaattattgttcGCTCATATACTTTCAACGTATGCCATAGACTTGCCCCGATTCTgaatttattgtctttttaatgttagtccaccagtcggcgtttcgatttttgtctgaaaattaATACGAGCTCATGTTTTATACGTATggaacgccatatgtgccaacttagttatctttttactaatttctGTCTAGAATCTTTAATTCGTATGCCGGTATAATGCACAGTGTCACTCGCGTTCTTCAACATGCAAAGAACATGTGTTATTTTCGTATGGAAAGttatattaatttcattttattgaaaaaatcgTTCCAGTCTCCGTTTTACCCTTAGCGTCTCCTCTGCTGGAGTTATCTGTCCAGTATGCGTTGTCTATACTAATGGCGTCTGGTCAGTCATTTGGGATACTTTTAATCTAGCCTCTATAACGGCATAGTAATGCATTGGTTCCAGTTCAATTCTAATATGCTCCGTGTGCTAATAACTTCTTTTTGGATCGTAAAAGCCGATGGTCCCGTGTGTAACAAGAGATTATTTTCTCGATACATTTAAATGCTTTTCCTCGAAAATTATTTGATGTGTCGAACGTAATTAAGAATTGCGGTGATTAAAACAGACGCGTTAAACACGACATGCGGTACTATAGAACTAAACATCTTTCACTTAATATTGTCACCGGCAGTCGTATGGATAGATGAGCAGAAATGCGATTATGTTACTCCTCGAATTTTACTCGATATGTTAAATGGTTTTTAGAttattacataggcctacataaggCCAGTCATGTGAATAGATTAGTAGAATGCGTTTATGTTACTCCCTCGAATTTTACTCGATATGTtaactgtttttaaaattattacatacataataggcctacatacataatAGAAATATCTTTAGCCAATTTTACTCGCAGTGGTATGTCAGCCGATCGCCGAAACTCGGTAGGTCCTCTGTATCTAAATTTGTCCCGTATCATAGGAAAATTCCATAATACAGTATCTCATATGTTTCATATGTGACTCCTGTGTCAAAAGAAAATAGCCCTAACCCTTAATATAGCCTTCCGTGATACAGGAATTTGCATTGACACTGTTAAAATGCTGTCATTATGTGGTGGATATACAACATTGTTTTTCCGTTGATTTGAAATTATAGTTTATAACAACTTAATCCCTATATAATGTTTAGCACTGCATATCCTCGCGTTTGATATTTGGGTGACACGCGATTACTTGCCTGAAACACTGTATCAGGCACTAGTATTGTACTATTAACGCTTCAATTTCactcaaacattttttttttttaaactatctttatattatatacgtaggcctacatgtattGTATAAAGTACGATATCtcatgctctgtctacactatcagactagtttgaaaaaaagaagtttgatccaaatatggtagtgatatgcccaaatatggtagtgatatgcccaaatatggtagtgatatgacaccatcatgtcaTGATGAGCATACATGTCACATTTTGTTACCACAtcaagtgtgatagtgtagacagagcttgaaaACAGTCCTAGGGTATTCATTAATTTCCATCTGACGTGAACAGTTGAATATCTTGAGAGGTTTCTCCAACATTGAAGTGAACAAACATAAAGTCGTatttgctttattttatttatttattttatatatttaggcaaattgccaaggataaccataagcaaattcaatcactatccttcttaaaggtggcaatccgttcacgagacaaacatatacacacaatgctctacataaacaaagtctttattacaagtctttgggagtggagttgtaaattgtcattagaaaaaatcctgacatatgacaggacttgaacccaggacccttggattgacagacaagcatcataaccaccaggTCACAACTCCATAACCACCAGGCCACAACTTTCACCTACCTAATggtttatttgtattgtttgtgtgttatattcatttttattgtcAGAATATCTTTAACAATTCAGTTTTAGAAATACATGGATTTGGCCAATATTTTGAAGATTATTGTAAATATGAATACATGGAAAGTGGTGTTCTTGCATCAATAGTAGACGGTTAGCCAGGGAAGAATGAATTATTTTCAATCATCTCTTGGTTAACATGTATCTTGGTGATTATTAATGTTGGTATAGAAGatggctaggcctattattaaaatttcttttaccacaatttagttaaaaaatatcCATGGATTAGGCCAATATTTTTAAGATTATTGTAAATAGGAATACACGGAAAGTGGTGTTTTCTATCCAATATCACAGGTGTCAGTTGACAAATATCTTGGTGATTATTTAATGTTGGTTTAAGAAGATGTGTGGCTAGGACTCTTATCAAAATTGCTTTAAAAATTCAGTTAAAAAATATGCATGGATTAGGTGAATATTTTAAGGTTATTGTAAATATGAATACATGCAAAGTGGCGGTGTTGTATTCAATATTACATTTGACGGCTGACAAATAATATATCGATGATTGTTAATGTATCTATGCACGAAAATGTATATAGACATGAGTTACTGATGACAATGTATGGGTGAGGCCAGGAATACTGACACAGAGTGCAGCAGCTACTTTGGGACATGcacctctattaagaggacTCTCTCCCGTCTTATTTAAGCGAAATTAAGGGGCATGTGTTTGATACAGAAAGTGTCTTCTTAACAGAGATACTGATGTAATCAAAAAATGGTGGttcataaaattatatttttttaaatcataaaatcTGATAACTGTGCTTGGATTATAGAATGTATTTAAATAGAAGAATAAAATTGGTAGCATGGCATGGTAACTAACAATAATACATTTCCGATAAATTTATATGTCGGGTAGTAAAGATCTTATCTTATTTGATAAATCGCAGCTCTATTGTGTACATGAATATGGCTGAGTGGTAATAAAAGTCCTAATCGTGGGTGGACTTTATTTAGTCGCTATTATTACAATCTATAAGTTCATTGgtttatatttaggcctagagTATGACTGAAGGTAGTAAGCGGGTCATACCGCAAAAAAAGTACATTGAATGGCCATGTACCTGGTGACgaataattatattcaaataGATTCAACCACGGTTTCGTGGTGGCCTAGCTTTATACCATTGGATGTAAATTGTTGGTGGCTTTTATTGAATGTTCGAAGGCGAATGTCATAAACACTGATTATCGTGAGGATTCGCACGTGATAGCCAGTCTACCCCACCCATACCCCGTCTCGTAATGATAATTTAGACCTACATTTTCCTATAggtctatttattattttctatcacCTCATATCACATACTATAAAGTTTAGTTTTAATCGACTAtctataaacatgttttaaatataaaatattcctTTTAACTTTAAGtaagttttcaaaataaattaagaatATATTGTTTAATACGTTTTCATAAGATCACCTTTTTCACTTATACTTGTACAGTACTTATCTTGACTTAAGAACACCGGTTGAACATACATTGTAATTGGTGAGTTTACGTGCGTTACGcgcataaagcttggtttccactagaacgtaacgcaaggacgtaaacgcaacgcaagcgttttaaccaatgacaagcgaaggtATAGACAGTtaacaatcacaagcgaataagccatcgcttgtgattatagtcaattcacttgcgttgcgttacgtccttgcgttgtgtcgctagtgggaaccacgctttagggtGTACCAATTGCTTACGCCTTGTGTACCAATTTCCTGCCCCATGTGTACCGCCGCCCTTCGTAACACGATCTATTCTTTGTTTATCTAACTCgttctatattttaaaattctgtatttgttcaatattaGGAATCTTAGAATGTATTCTTCCACTATTTGATTTTTCTGAAATCTTCTTTCAAATGTTTAATATGAAGTGTTATCACAATTTTTACAACGAGAGAAATTTACTAGAACACAGTTTGtgtaaacaatatttgtttatgaTTCTGGATTTGTATACAGTCTGAAAAACATTTGTCAATATTGAAGTGGAAGGTCATATACTTTGTTATCAGGCCCTTATAACAAAATTGTCATCATTCTCTCAAAAGTGTGGCGGGgacgttttttgttgttttttaatgcTCCATTTTCAGTGAGCTTTCGCTTCGGAACGATGACAGTCTGTATAAGCGCGGATTTGGTGGGCGTGTTGGAAAAGTTCCTACCTCAGTCTGGACTAAAACACCTAattgtaactttaaaaaaaaggcgTACGaggattattatttttattgaatttagaAAAGTCAAAGTGAATTCACAGTCTACACACACTATGATAAAATACTGTTTCACAATAAACTGATGAAACTGTCTgatcttttctttcttttgcgAATGCGAACACTCAACACTACTAGATAGCTTTCCagattatttacaataatgtttatatcTGATTTTGATATACGCTTGTCATTATACATTCAAAACGTGTTGCTTGTTGACCCGTTTAGGCCTATGCTGGCAATAAAACTACCGTTATTTTAAAAAACGGTATAAAATCCGTATTCTCTTGCTCAGCAGAagcagttaaaaataaaaactaacattcCATTTCAAAAGATAAAAACTGGTTTTACTTCTTAACTCTACTGGTTAAAGTAGGCGGCGTTTGATACTTCATATTTTGACATCGACGGCGTTTCATACTTCATATTTTGATATCGACGGCGTTTCATATCATACTTCATATTTTGACATCAATCGTCATTGCTCGAGCAGTACCAATATCTGAAGACAAACATGTAAACAGATAATTGTGTACATAACATAATAGGCCTACGTGAATTTTGTAAACTTCAACCCGcagtttaatgttttttatttatatgttttgtgtttgtctgtgttctctcctgtaagtggtgaaccatgagttcactgttggttgggaaatgaataaataaaataattgaatgataCAACTAAAgtgaaatgtttaatttgtattgACTTAAGCGGAATACTTTTATCATAACGTATAATTGCTTTCTGTTTAGTAgtatcaatctctctctctctatttTCTAAAGTTACGGTAAAGGAAATAAAACCACCAACTCCACCGACAATGATATTCTTTGGTGTACTTGAAAGATTTTCGTTACTTACTTAACTTAAGTGAAATAGTATTGACTTAAGTGGAATACTTTTAtaataacataggcctactgtatatacttttataataataacgTTACTTACTTGTACTGACCCAAACCTCTGCTGACTTAGTTCGGCTGTATACAATTCTAGGATTGGTGCCATAGCCATCAAATTCTCTACAATGAGTGGCTTCCAGAACTGCGAACCATCCCTTGTCACCAGCACACCCACTGTGGATGTTACTCATATAAAAACTTCTAAAAATTTGATTGTAAGAAAATTAATTGATCGATAgattcaatttaattcaattttaattttatttccacaatataataaaataccgTACATACATAAATGCAATGAAGTGATtatgtggggggggggggggtgtcatATAAGTCATAAAGTTTGACCCACcccaagatataacattaaatacgaaaaaagaaaaaaaaatatacatttactaataataaatataagaaaacaaagctacaattctacaatttctttttaaaccatattatccaatcttaatatatatatatatatatatttaacgttCATCATATCTTGAAAGTAAATAGTTCTTGTATACTAATTTAATAGTTATTTAATCATTTATCTATACTGCCAAAAGAGCAATTAGatcttaatttaaaaatgattttgattgtgtttttgtgaaattttCACGACGTATTTAGTTTtgttgtaaagctctgtctacaatatcacacttgtttggaaaaaaaatagtgtgatgtcccaaaatatggtagcaatatgacatcatcatgtccgtatatggtcacatcacatttttttatatagtgtagacaaggcttaaggaGGAAGAGAATTTAAAAGTTACTGCGCATGACCCATGAGTCTTAAGCTTGGTTTCGACTCACGGAAGGCAAGTACGTAGGCGTGtcgcaagttgaccaatcataacGTTGCGTTGCGCTCAAGCGGGAACCAATTGCATTGAATTATACATACCGGCCGCCATGTGAGTTCGCTATTGTAAATATATTAGAGGAAGCAGTTTGCGTGTCATCCCAGGGTGAACTTTGAACTCTGTCTTTTGAAAACCAAGAAGACGTGGTAGAATCAACACCATCAAAAGTAATGGAAAACAACTCCTCATGAAATGCAGAGAATGCTGTCAATTTTACCTGTATAAAATCATATAAACTTACATTGCtttattaaattcaatttacTCAGGCAATTGTGATTGATACATTAACCGATAATGTATTGATTAGGTTTTAATTTATAGTAGTAATTGATATTAGTGACGTATACCTGTTGAATATTTAATGTTGACCAGTTATCAAATATTACATTGTTTCTGTAAAATGTATCACTGATGAGAAATTGATGAGCATGGTTGCTTGATGTTCCTGTGCCAGTTTGCCAAGCGTTGTAAATGCTAACTCCAGTCATAGATACACCCTTAAACACTCGAACCCATTCATTTCCTGTGCAGAAAAGTAAATTAAATGAGATGAAACCACATTGTGTCGATCTTTTTGTGACGTCATTCGATTTGATTTGTgatcatattattttcatcgAAAACAGTATAAATGGTTTTCCTATAATTAGATGAAaactgttcttttttttttgtttcctgTACTGTAGGAAAGATACCACTTTTTTTTCATTGTTCATTAGTATAATTAAGTGTAGTGTATAGTGTCATAATGAAGCTTTTGATTTGCGAAGACCGACATCCAACCTAGGTCAACCTAGGTCAACCTAGGTCAAATCGATGTGGCGTCGGTCGTCGCCTGGGCCTAAACCACCAACCCTGTGTCGAGATGAGGAGTGAGGACACACCCCAATATCTCCGCATGCGTAGAATAAATTAACTTGACGTAGTTTTTctcgcaaatcgaaagctcgAATGCCTGGCCCGGGTCTCTCCCCCCACCCGCCCACAATACCGAACGGGTCGACGTCATTAGATTAGCGAGTGATCAAAGGGATAATTTAACGTAGTCTAAACCTGCGATTATTTTCATACCACAACGTGCAGCTACAACTTACCAAT
This DNA window, taken from Antedon mediterranea chromosome 9, ecAntMedi1.1, whole genome shotgun sequence, encodes the following:
- the LOC140059044 gene encoding uncharacterized protein — translated: MTGVSIYNAWQTGTGTSSNHAHQFLISDTFYRNNVIFDNWSTLNIQQVKLTAFSAFHEELFSITFDGVDSTTSSWFSKDRVQSSPWDDTQTASSNIFTIANSHGGRSFYMSNIHSGCAGDKGWFAVLEATHCREFDGYGTNPRIVYSRTKSAEVWVSTNIGTARAMTIDVKI